The nucleotide window TGCTGGTTTGAGATATGACAGTGATGTTCGTCACAGCATCTGTTTCCAGTCAAGTCGATAGTAAGGGTATGAAGTTATGCTATTTTTGAGAAAATGAAGCTATGAACATTCGATTGAACGGGATCGGGTTTGAACAGGATTGCAAATGATTCTACATGATCAATCTTTAGGCACGTGATACAGAGCTTCCAGCACGTCCGTATAATAAGCTGTGCCATGGGGCACGAAATCCGTTGCCCGAATCTCGCGAACAATACGTTCCGGTTCATGAGCTGCATGATCGCTTAACGGGTCCTTATGACCGATGGAATGTGGCGGTGATGTCAACGGGTGAGTCTGAACTCCGGTAGCGTAAATGACGTCGATCTCACTACGGAACAAAGCGAGCAGATCAGCCAAAGGCACTTCATACAGGCTATCTACCTCGCTGGGTTGCAGAACGTAGGATTCGAGAGGCTGATTCAGACATAATCCATAGACCGAGCTGAATTCCCGATCTACAAATGGCACACCACGGACCTCTCCTTGGAGTTGCTGTGTAGCCGTGAGTAGATAGGTTAGTGCATCGAAAGATACATGCACACCCAATTCTTCCTCTAGCTCGCGACTTGCGTCTTGCAGTTGCTCACCAGCGGTGAGATGACCTGCTGCTGTAATGTCATAACATCCGGGAAAGGTATCCTTAATATCACGTCGCCGCTGAAAAAGAACCTGTCGCTGCTCGCCTTCGTCACGCACGATCCAGCAGTGGAATGAACGGTGCCAATATCCTTTGGCATGGACCTCGCTGCGTAGCGCTGTACCGATCCAATTTTGCATATTGTCATAAATGTCGAAACGTTCTGGGGTCATGAAACGTATCTCCTTATATAGCCATTTTTAAAGTTCAAAATTTCACAAAGTATGTTTTAAACGAAAGGGGAACGATCGTATGGAATGCATTGTACACTTTCAGGTGATTTATCCGCAACCTCAGGAACGTAAAAGTCTTAGAGGACTTATATTTGTAGGGCAAGGTCAGGAACCGGCTAACAGTCAGTTAACCACCATGTTTAAGGATATGGGATTCAATGTACGTTTGGAAGATGAGGCCCAACTGTTGTTCAAGCCATTGGATGCTTCGGCTAACTTTGAATATATTCGTGTAACGGAGCTTGATACCGGGGAAGAAGTTTACAAGGAAGATAAGGATCTGAAGTCGATCCTGGAGCATTTGCTGCCACGCCGTTTCTAGTTCATGAGCATGGGTGCACATGAAATTCATGGGGGAGCACATATAATACATGTATGTTAGGCATAAAAAAGGCCCCACCTTTACGGTGGAACCCTTCAAACCTTTAAGCTACGCAACGAATTGTTAATGAAGCCCATATGGCTAGCTTTTCATACATAAACTCTAGCACGTGAGAGGTTGTCCCCCGCATCAGGATTTATATCCGTAATTCAACTCGGAGAGTCTTTATACGCTCATTGCGGTTACGCCGGTGCGCCGCTGCCTTCTGCTTCAAGCTCTGAAGTACAGTGCGAGCAGCGGGTAGCTGCAGCTGGAATTTCAGATAGGCAATACTTGCAAGCCTTGGTCGTTTTTTTCGGCTCGGGCTTTTTGTGTTCTTTGCTTTTCAGATAGTTGATACCCTTCACGAGCATGAAGATACAGAACGCAACGATGAGAAAATCAATCATGACGTTGATGAACTGTCCGTAAGCAATCACCGTAGCGCCAGCTTCATTCGCTTGAGCAAGTGTGGTGATGTCCTGTCCGTTTGCTGTTTTGATATCTCCATCCAGGTTGATGATTTTCTGACTGAAGTCGATTCCACCCATCAGTTTTCCAACCGGAGGCATAATGATATCATTCACAAGGGACGTGACGATTTTACCAAAAGCAGCCCCGATAATGACACCGACTGCCAGATCGATGACGTTGCCGCGGACGGCAAACTCTTTGAATTCGTTAAGTACGCCTTTCATGTCTACATATCTCCTTTGATCATTTCATAATATAGGCCGCGTCTCCATGCATTCTCCGTTCAGATTCGCGCTTCCGTTCTCATATTGTACATAAAAAACACATTCCAATCACCCCTTGTTTGCAAATTAAGACAAGTTTCCGCAACTTCCATGAAAATACTTCTTTATTTCACGCCGCCGATTGGGTATACTTCTAACATTGTCAGTTATGTTTAACCATTTACATTCAGGTTCGCGATCATACATTGTAACGAATCATGGAGCCAAAAATTAAATATGCCGTTACTCGTATATGTGCAGGAATAGGCCTGCATGTCTCTACCCGATCACCGGAATGATCGGACTACGGGAAAGATGTTGCAATATTTTGTGTGGTTGGAATGAGATCATTCTCAGACAGTTTGACTGAAGAGCAGGTTCAGGTAGCTTCGATCTGTTTCTGATGAGACTGTTTGGAATTTCTCGCGTCAGGAGTGAACTCCTGACTTTCTGTTCTTCCATTACACTTGCAGCATCCATACGGCTTGTCCATATACGTACAAGTCCGTCTTTCCCGTCTCCGGTTATTCCGCAGCGCGTGAAAAGGCGGGCTTTTTGTTTTTTCACAGTGATACTGGAGAGGCATGTGGGCTTCTGTGCGGAGGGCATTCAGGGGGAAGAATTGCAATGCAATTGTTAAAAGACAAGGTAAGACAGGAAGGCATTGTCCTGTCCGAACAAGTACTCAAAGTGGATTCATTCCTGAACCACCAGATGGACCCGGTTCTGATGAAGGAAGTGGGCAAGGAGTTCATTCGCCGCTTTGAAGGCGAGAACATCACACGTGTGCTGACGATTGAATCTTCTGGCATTGCGCCAGGGATCATGACAGCGTTGGAGCTGAACGTACCGCTTATTTTTGCGCGGAAGCAGAAGTCGCTCACACTGACGGAAGACATTCTGGTGGAGAAAGTATATTCCTTCACGAAGCAGGAGACGAATGAGATTACCGTTGCCAAGAAATTCATGAAGCCTGGTGATCGCGTGCTCATCATTGATGATTTCCTGGCGAATGGTGAAGCGGCATTTGGTCTGGCTCGCATTGTGGAGCAGGTTGGAGCTGAAGTGGTTGGTATCGGTATCGTTATTGAGAAAGCATTCCAGCCAGGAGGTCGCTTGCTGAAAGAAGCAGGATACCGTGTGGAATCGCTGGTTCGCATCGGGGCACTGTCGGATGGACAGGTTACATTTGCGGACGAGGAGGGCACGAACTAATATGGCACGCGAACGTATTTTTCAGCGGCATCGGCATCCAATCAAAACTTTCTCACTCGGACTTCAACACGTGCTTGCGATGTATGCAGGAGCCGTCGTTGTTCCGCTGATCGTCAGTAACGCATTGGGCTTTACGCAGGAACAACTAACCTATCTGATTGCTATCGACTTGCTTGCTTGTGGTGTGGCTACTCTGCTTCAGGTATGGGGAAATAAATACTTCGGCGTTGGGCTGCCTGTCATGCTCGGTTGTGCATTCCAGGCTGTGTCTCCGATGATTCTCATCGGGATAAACAGTGGGGTATCTGCCATTTACGGAGCGATTATTGCCTCAGGGTTGTTCGTATTGATCTTCTCCGGTCTATTCGGGAAGCTCATCAGGCTCTTTCCTCCAGTAGTAACGGGTTCCGTTGTGACCATTATTGGTCTGACTCTGATTCCGGTTGCTTTCCACGATCTGGGTGGCGGACAGGGGTCAGAAGATTTCGGTAGCGGAGTGAACTTGTTACTCGGTTTCGGCGTGCTGCTCTTTATCATTCTGATGACTCGTTTCACGACAGGCTTTATCCGCTCCATCTCGGTACTGATTGGTCTGCTCGCAGGTACGATTGCGGCAGGGTTTATGGGTGAAGTTAATTTTGCTCCTATCCGCGATGCAAGTTGGTTCCATGTTGTTCAGCCGTTTTACTTCGGTAGACCGACATTTGAGATTGTACCGATCCTGACAATGATTCTGGTGGCGATTGTCAGCGTGGCCGAGTCTACAGGCGTATTTATGGCTCTGGGCAAAATTATGGACAAGGACCTGTCCTCCAAGGATCTGGCCCGTGGTTATCGTGCGGAAGGTCTGGCTATTGTCTTAGGCGGTATTTTCAACTCGTTCCCATATACAACGTATTCGCAAAATGTAGGACTTGTACAGATGACACGTGTGAAGACACGTGATGTCATTGTGGTGGCTGGTGGAATCCTGGTGGTCATTGGATTTGTACCAAAAATTGCAGCGCTCGCACAACTCGTTCCAGGGGCAGTTCTTGGCGGAGCCATGGTGGCCTTGTTCGGTATGGTGGTCTCCTCCGGTATTCGGATTATCGGCAGTCAGGTTGATCTGAACCGACATGAGAATCTGTTTGTCATCGCTTGTTCTGTAGGAATGGGCCTTGGGGTTACAGTTGTGCCTGAGTTGTTCGCTGGTGCACCGGACTGGGCTCAGATTATGCTCGGTAACGGCATCATTGCAGGTAGCTTCACGGCGATCTTCATGAACCTGCTGTTTAATGGTCTTGGTACCAAAGAAACGGCTGCCAAGATGGCTGAACAACAGGCAGATGCCATCCTTGGAGATACGGGGAAATCGGCTTAATTAGCCAAATTAGGTTAGGCTTATCATCCAACAGGATTGTTATGTTAACTGTTATAAATAGACGATTCACAAGATAAATAATGAAGCAGGTTAATCATGAGGATATACAGCATGAATGATTTATGACATACATCATTTATGCTATGAATATTCAATTACATGAACAAGTCCTCTTTACATTGCGAAACACCGAATATACAGGCTCAACAGAGTCGTGTTTTCGGTGTTTTTTTTGTTTTTTTTATCATCAGCATAGCGTTCGATGTGCCGATGTACAGGAACAATAAGGGAACAGGACCTTATGCCGGATGTAAGAAGATATTCACCTAATTCGATGGCAAGGCAAGTTGGATGAAGGATAGACTGTTATCATGCACGGGGGCAGAACGAATGAAGTTTCTGGATTTGTTTCGAGGGTTTTCCTTGATAGGTCTAAATGGTTATTGTGCAGGTCATCGCGAGTAATCTTTGGATGCGCTGGTTCCAGTATGGACCACTGGAATGGATATGGAGATGTGGTACCTATTTAAGCTTCATGCCGATTCGTAAAAAGCAAACTGAGCCATGTGTTCATGACACAAGGAGCAAAGGTTAAAAATTTTGCTGATCTTTATATCTCGTTTTCCTCTTAATGATCAAAAGACGATCCACACCCGGTTGAAAGGGGATGGACCGTCTTTTCTTTTGGAACACTTGTACCTTTTGCTTGAAGTTACAGGTGACGCATCTGTTTTTCTGCAAAATCGCCAACCCATGGCAGCTTCAACCATTTCCCCTGCAGGCTGGTGACGAC belongs to Paenibacillus sp. FSL H8-0079 and includes:
- a CDS encoding NUDIX domain-containing protein; its protein translation is MTPERFDIYDNMQNWIGTALRSEVHAKGYWHRSFHCWIVRDEGEQRQVLFQRRRDIKDTFPGCYDITAAGHLTAGEQLQDASRELEEELGVHVSFDALTYLLTATQQLQGEVRGVPFVDREFSSVYGLCLNQPLESYVLQPSEVDSLYEVPLADLLALFRSEIDVIYATGVQTHPLTSPPHSIGHKDPLSDHAAHEPERIVREIRATDFVPHGTAYYTDVLEALYHVPKD
- the mscL gene encoding large conductance mechanosensitive channel protein MscL, encoding MKGVLNEFKEFAVRGNVIDLAVGVIIGAAFGKIVTSLVNDIIMPPVGKLMGGIDFSQKIINLDGDIKTANGQDITTLAQANEAGATVIAYGQFINVMIDFLIVAFCIFMLVKGINYLKSKEHKKPEPKKTTKACKYCLSEIPAAATRCSHCTSELEAEGSGAPA
- a CDS encoding xanthine phosphoribosyltransferase, with the protein product MQLLKDKVRQEGIVLSEQVLKVDSFLNHQMDPVLMKEVGKEFIRRFEGENITRVLTIESSGIAPGIMTALELNVPLIFARKQKSLTLTEDILVEKVYSFTKQETNEITVAKKFMKPGDRVLIIDDFLANGEAAFGLARIVEQVGAEVVGIGIVIEKAFQPGGRLLKEAGYRVESLVRIGALSDGQVTFADEEGTN
- a CDS encoding nucleobase:cation symporter-2 family protein, translated to MARERIFQRHRHPIKTFSLGLQHVLAMYAGAVVVPLIVSNALGFTQEQLTYLIAIDLLACGVATLLQVWGNKYFGVGLPVMLGCAFQAVSPMILIGINSGVSAIYGAIIASGLFVLIFSGLFGKLIRLFPPVVTGSVVTIIGLTLIPVAFHDLGGGQGSEDFGSGVNLLLGFGVLLFIILMTRFTTGFIRSISVLIGLLAGTIAAGFMGEVNFAPIRDASWFHVVQPFYFGRPTFEIVPILTMILVAIVSVAESTGVFMALGKIMDKDLSSKDLARGYRAEGLAIVLGGIFNSFPYTTYSQNVGLVQMTRVKTRDVIVVAGGILVVIGFVPKIAALAQLVPGAVLGGAMVALFGMVVSSGIRIIGSQVDLNRHENLFVIACSVGMGLGVTVVPELFAGAPDWAQIMLGNGIIAGSFTAIFMNLLFNGLGTKETAAKMAEQQADAILGDTGKSA
- a CDS encoding DUF418 domain-containing protein: MVIVQVIASNLWMRWFQYGPLEWIWRCGTYLSFMPIRKKQTEPCVHDTRSKG